In Arcobacter sp. F155, the following proteins share a genomic window:
- a CDS encoding ATP-binding protein yields MNKIKSLKREILQLLVLFSISVIIIVGILTIWKLYSSKVEIINHNQNLILKQVGKEVEQLLQDIEDISIYVSENYSYNYMVLKNLVETNKSISSILVLDEKGIIEDFYAISNLNIYKGFDYSNKNYFKKIKDHRKYYWSNVFLSSVDEEPSISYSFKMNDKIGVIMIKLTELSNFIQRFKNTDNSHMLRIFDETGIMILNPDSKQYVLQRYNASSSSVYTDLINKEKPFKQAIFTGVTKKGKQLGSYTKVKKTGWSILVRQSHDDILKSLSSIIISIVLVVLFFSIIAIFLAIRISQKIFTAFDNLQLITSRISDGDYNMKVDELHYEELNNLLESFNKMQIEIDKREDNLEKSLNSFKGLFNSTMESIVLSKDGKIIDINDVSLKLFQAGSRKEFINRPMFDFIDEKYHKIVQSNLIKNTDPYEVELIKLNGKRFQALVQGKILEFEGEDVRLTAVIDITELKQKDQLLFQQSKMASMGEMIGNIAHQWRQPLNTISTCASGIKFEKEFGVLNNDRVADTMDIIVENTQFLSKTIDDFRNFFKSDKKTERFITRLIIKRALKLLDASLKNHEIELFENYLEEELLYEGLSNEFIQVFVNIINNSKDAFIANNVEHRVIYINESTEANNYVLEIKDNAGGIPENIIDKIFEPYFTTKHKAQGTGIGLYMSHQIIADHMHGNIKAENININYDNKHYKGASFKILLPLNNST; encoded by the coding sequence GAAAAGAAGTTGAGCAGCTACTTCAAGATATAGAGGATATCTCTATATATGTGTCAGAGAACTACTCGTATAACTATATGGTTCTTAAAAATCTTGTTGAAACAAATAAAAGTATCTCTTCTATATTAGTTTTAGATGAAAAAGGAATCATAGAAGATTTTTATGCAATATCTAATCTAAACATCTATAAAGGTTTTGATTACTCAAATAAAAACTATTTTAAAAAGATAAAAGACCATAGAAAATATTACTGGAGTAATGTATTTTTATCTTCAGTTGATGAAGAACCAAGTATTTCATATAGTTTCAAAATGAATGATAAAATTGGTGTTATTATGATTAAGTTAACTGAGTTGTCAAACTTTATACAAAGATTTAAGAACACTGATAATTCTCATATGTTAAGAATATTTGATGAAACAGGAATTATGATTTTAAATCCTGACTCAAAGCAGTATGTACTTCAAAGATATAATGCAAGTTCTTCTTCTGTTTATACCGATTTAATAAATAAAGAGAAGCCTTTTAAACAAGCAATTTTTACAGGAGTTACTAAAAAAGGTAAACAATTAGGTTCTTATACCAAAGTTAAAAAAACTGGTTGGAGTATTTTAGTTAGACAAAGCCATGATGATATTTTAAAGTCTCTAAGTTCAATTATTATTTCTATTGTTTTAGTAGTATTATTTTTTAGTATTATTGCAATTTTCCTAGCAATAAGAATCTCACAAAAAATCTTTACAGCCTTTGATAACTTACAATTAATCACATCACGGATTTCTGATGGTGATTATAATATGAAAGTAGATGAGCTTCATTATGAAGAGTTAAATAATCTTCTTGAGAGTTTTAATAAAATGCAAATTGAGATTGATAAAAGAGAAGATAATTTAGAAAAGTCATTAAATAGTTTTAAAGGGCTTTTTAATTCTACAATGGAATCAATTGTCTTATCAAAAGATGGCAAGATTATAGATATAAATGATGTAAGTTTAAAGCTATTTCAAGCAGGAAGTAGAAAAGAGTTTATAAATAGACCAATGTTTGATTTTATTGATGAAAAATACCACAAAATAGTACAGTCAAACTTGATAAAAAATACTGACCCCTATGAGGTTGAATTAATAAAATTAAATGGAAAAAGATTCCAAGCCTTAGTTCAAGGTAAGATTTTAGAGTTTGAAGGTGAAGATGTAAGGTTAACTGCGGTAATTGATATAACAGAGTTAAAACAAAAAGATCAATTATTATTCCAACAAAGTAAAATGGCATCAATGGGTGAGATGATAGGAAATATTGCCCACCAATGGAGACAACCTTTAAATACAATTAGTACTTGTGCAAGTGGAATTAAGTTTGAAAAAGAGTTTGGTGTTTTAAATAATGATAGAGTTGCAGATACTATGGATATTATTGTTGAAAATACTCAATTCTTATCAAAAACAATTGATGACTTTAGAAACTTCTTTAAATCTGATAAAAAGACAGAGAGGTTTATTACTAGACTTATAATTAAAAGAGCACTTAAACTATTAGATGCAAGTTTAAAAAACCATGAAATAGAACTATTTGAGAACTATTTGGAAGAAGAACTTTTATATGAAGGTCTTTCAAATGAGTTTATCCAAGTTTTTGTAAATATTATAAATAACTCAAAAGATGCCTTTATTGCAAATAACGTAGAGCATAGAGTAATCTATATAAATGAGAGTACTGAAGCTAATAATTACGTTTTAGAGATTAAAGATAATGCAGGGGGAATTCCTGAAAATATTATTGATAAAATATTTGAACCATACTTTACTACTAAACATAAAGCACAAGGAACAGGAATAGGTTTATATATGTCTCACCAAATTATTGCTGATCATATGCATGGAAATATTAAAGCAGAAAATATAAATATAAACTATGATAATAAGCACTATAAAGGTGCTTCTTTTAAAATCTTATTACCATTAAATAATAGTACTTGA